A genomic region of Stenotrophomonas sp. NA06056 contains the following coding sequences:
- the rseP gene encoding RIP metalloprotease RseP: protein MTDFIGSVWWMIVSLGLLVTFHEFGHYWVGRLCGVKVLRFSVGFGRPLWSRRDRHGTEFAIAAIPLGGYVKFLDEREVDVHPHERGQAFNHKTVWQRIAIVAAGPIANLLLCILLLWAMFVIGKQDYSATVGRATGMAATAGLGSGDRLLSVDGRDVITLGEASMALTAAAMDRRDVTLQVLDPADQLRSRTLPLSQLPAGFDERRVPILAGVYWRAWLQPPLVDKIVKGSAAEGQLQPGDLIVAVDGQRIDSVEQAISEVGSLGRRGGPAMIEVLRGGERLALEITPRQGKDGKGQPTWQIGAGFAESYSPAYDTLLKFGPLQAVTVAVRETGRMAADSLAMMGRIVTGKASLQNVSGPVTIARVANISAKRGVDWFIQFLALLSLSLCIINLLPIPILDGGHLLYYLIELVKGSPLSERAVAAGQYIGLALLAGLMGLAFYNDILGLVPR, encoded by the coding sequence ATGACTGACTTCATCGGATCGGTCTGGTGGATGATCGTGAGCCTTGGCCTGCTGGTCACCTTCCACGAATTCGGGCACTACTGGGTCGGACGCCTGTGCGGGGTCAAAGTGCTGCGCTTCTCGGTCGGCTTCGGTCGTCCGCTGTGGTCGCGCCGCGACCGCCATGGCACCGAGTTCGCCATCGCCGCCATCCCGCTCGGCGGCTATGTGAAATTCCTCGACGAGCGCGAGGTCGACGTCCATCCCCACGAACGCGGCCAGGCCTTCAACCACAAGACCGTGTGGCAGCGCATTGCCATTGTCGCGGCCGGCCCGATTGCCAACCTGCTGCTGTGCATCCTGCTGCTGTGGGCGATGTTCGTGATCGGCAAGCAGGATTATTCCGCAACCGTCGGCCGCGCCACCGGAATGGCCGCTACGGCCGGGCTGGGCAGTGGTGATCGCCTGCTGAGCGTGGACGGCCGCGATGTGATCACCCTTGGTGAGGCCAGCATGGCCCTTACCGCAGCGGCGATGGACCGTCGCGACGTGACTCTGCAGGTTCTCGACCCCGCGGACCAGCTGCGTTCGCGCACCCTGCCGTTGTCGCAGCTGCCGGCGGGCTTCGATGAACGCCGGGTTCCGATATTGGCCGGCGTGTACTGGCGTGCGTGGCTGCAGCCACCGCTGGTGGACAAAATCGTGAAGGGTTCGGCGGCGGAGGGACAGCTGCAACCCGGCGATCTCATCGTGGCGGTCGACGGCCAGCGCATCGACAGCGTCGAGCAGGCCATCAGCGAAGTGGGCAGCCTCGGTCGCCGTGGTGGCCCGGCGATGATCGAGGTGCTGCGTGGGGGCGAGCGCCTGGCGCTGGAGATCACCCCGCGCCAGGGCAAGGACGGCAAGGGCCAGCCCACCTGGCAGATCGGCGCGGGCTTTGCCGAGAGCTACAGCCCCGCCTACGACACCCTGCTCAAGTTCGGCCCGCTGCAGGCGGTGACGGTGGCGGTGCGCGAAACGGGCAGGATGGCCGCCGATTCATTGGCCATGATGGGCCGGATCGTCACCGGCAAAGCCTCGCTGCAGAACGTTTCCGGCCCGGTCACCATTGCCCGGGTCGCCAATATTTCGGCCAAACGTGGCGTGGATTGGTTCATCCAGTTCCTCGCCCTGCTGTCGCTGAGCCTGTGCATCATCAACCTGCTGCCGATCCCCATCTTGGACGGCGGCCACCTGCTGTATTACCTTATCGAGTTGGTCAAGGGCAGCCCGCTGAGCGAGCGTGCCGTCGCCGCCGGCCAATACATCGGCCTGGCGTTGCTGGCCGGGCTGATGGGATTGGCGTTCTACAACGACATCCTCGGCCTGGTCCCGCGATGA
- the bamA gene encoding outer membrane protein assembly factor BamA has translation MTRLPNRRLLALALAAVTGAPALAQAAEPFTVSDIRVDGLQRISSGTVFTYLPVERGETVTDSKVGETIRALYKTGFFEDVQLDRQGSILVVTVKERPAINKLTVTGNKDIKSDQLLKGLSDIGLTEGGTFDRLSLDRVTQELRRQYNDRGKYTVDITPTVSPLDRNRVDIAIAIKEGKAAKIRHVNIVGTEKFESKDILEYWESKEHNWASWYRRDDQYSKEKLSGDLEKLNSWYLDRGYVDFSIDSTQVSISPDKRDMFITAGVTEGDQYKISEIKVSGDTILPQEDVERMVVQKSGDTFSRALLEFSSDSITNSLSNIGYAFAKVNPIPTTNRAEQTVAVNMQVVPGPRVTVRRIIFKGNTRTSDEVMRREMRQFENSWYSQAAIDRSKIRLQRLGYFEGVEVETPAVSGSNDQVDVVYNVKETTSGSFVFGLGYSQSYGMTTSVQLSQNNFLGGGNRVSVEASRSSYLQRYGFSYTNPYFTDDGVSLGYNLSWRELDYSDFNTAQYNSTNGSAQVVFGVPITETDTVSLMFGIDSNQITTYPGSTPKSIIDYIDAVGSRTFHAWRTELGWARDSRNDYFMPTRGTYQRVGLETTLPGSTIEYYKLNYQISKYWPIIPSLVINTRAEIGYGDAYGNDKTRVIDNGDGTTRTVTASGLPFYENFYAGGTNSVRGFEDNTLGPREVTQGYPNGQPLGGSLKTVGSVEAYFPRLFDSPSARVSAFVDFGNVYNGTDNFKANELRVSTGVALLWRAPVGPISISYAFPLKKKDGDEIERLQFTFGGQF, from the coding sequence ATGACGCGACTCCCCAATCGCCGCCTGCTGGCCCTCGCCCTCGCCGCCGTCACCGGCGCTCCCGCCCTGGCCCAGGCAGCCGAGCCCTTCACTGTCAGCGACATCCGCGTCGACGGCCTGCAGCGCATCAGCTCCGGTACGGTGTTCACCTACCTGCCGGTCGAGCGTGGCGAGACGGTCACCGACAGCAAGGTCGGCGAGACCATCCGCGCCCTGTACAAGACCGGCTTCTTTGAAGACGTGCAGCTGGATCGCCAGGGCAGCATCCTGGTGGTGACCGTCAAGGAACGTCCGGCGATCAACAAGCTGACCGTCACCGGCAACAAGGACATCAAGTCCGACCAGCTGCTCAAGGGCCTGTCCGACATCGGCCTGACCGAAGGCGGCACCTTTGATCGCCTGAGCCTGGACCGCGTGACCCAGGAACTTCGCCGCCAGTACAACGATCGTGGCAAGTACACCGTCGACATCACCCCGACGGTGAGCCCGCTGGACCGCAACCGTGTCGACATCGCCATCGCCATCAAGGAAGGCAAAGCGGCCAAGATCCGCCACGTCAACATCGTCGGCACCGAGAAGTTCGAGAGCAAGGACATCCTGGAGTACTGGGAGTCCAAGGAGCACAACTGGGCGTCGTGGTATCGCCGTGACGACCAGTACTCCAAGGAAAAGCTGTCCGGCGACCTGGAGAAGCTCAACTCCTGGTACCTGGACCGCGGCTACGTCGACTTCAGCATCGACTCCACACAGGTCTCGATCAGCCCCGACAAGCGCGACATGTTCATCACCGCCGGCGTGACCGAAGGTGACCAGTACAAGATCTCCGAGATCAAGGTCAGCGGCGACACGATCCTGCCGCAGGAAGACGTCGAGCGCATGGTCGTGCAGAAGTCCGGCGACACGTTCTCGCGTGCGCTGCTGGAATTCAGCTCCGACTCGATCACCAACTCGCTGTCCAACATCGGTTACGCCTTCGCCAAGGTGAACCCGATTCCGACCACCAACCGCGCCGAGCAGACCGTGGCGGTCAACATGCAGGTCGTGCCCGGCCCGCGCGTGACCGTCCGTCGCATCATCTTCAAGGGCAACACCCGCACCTCCGACGAAGTGATGCGTCGCGAAATGCGCCAGTTCGAGAACAGCTGGTACTCGCAGGCCGCGATCGACCGCTCCAAGATCCGCCTGCAGCGCCTGGGCTACTTCGAAGGCGTGGAAGTCGAGACCCCGGCCGTCAGCGGCAGCAACGACCAGGTCGACGTCGTCTACAACGTCAAGGAAACCACCTCGGGCAGCTTCGTGTTCGGCCTGGGCTATTCGCAGTCCTACGGCATGACCACCTCGGTGCAGCTGTCGCAGAACAACTTCCTGGGCGGCGGCAACCGCGTGTCGGTCGAAGCCTCGCGCAGCAGCTACCTGCAGCGCTACGGTTTCAGCTACACCAACCCGTACTTCACCGATGACGGCGTGTCGCTGGGCTACAACCTGTCCTGGCGCGAACTGGACTACTCCGACTTCAACACCGCGCAGTACAACAGCACCAATGGTTCGGCGCAGGTGGTGTTCGGCGTGCCGATCACCGAGACCGACACCGTCTCGCTGATGTTCGGCATCGACAGCAACCAGATCACCACCTATCCGGGCTCGACGCCGAAGTCGATCATCGACTACATCGATGCCGTCGGCAGCCGTACCTTCCATGCATGGCGCACGGAACTGGGCTGGGCGCGTGACTCGCGCAACGACTACTTCATGCCGACCCGCGGTACCTACCAGCGCGTGGGCCTGGAAACCACCCTGCCGGGTTCGACCATCGAGTACTACAAGCTGAACTACCAGATCAGCAAGTACTGGCCGATCATCCCCTCGCTGGTGATCAATACCCGCGCCGAAATCGGCTACGGTGATGCCTACGGCAATGACAAGACCCGCGTGATCGACAACGGCGACGGCACCACCCGTACCGTTACCGCGTCAGGCCTGCCGTTCTACGAGAACTTCTACGCCGGTGGTACCAACTCGGTGCGTGGTTTCGAGGACAACACCCTCGGTCCGCGCGAAGTCACCCAGGGTTACCCGAACGGCCAGCCGCTGGGCGGTTCGCTGAAGACCGTCGGTTCGGTCGAAGCCTACTTCCCGCGCCTGTTCGACAGCCCGTCGGCCCGCGTGTCGGCCTTCGTCGACTTCGGCAACGTCTACAACGGCACCGACAACTTCAAGGCCAATGAACTGCGCGTGTCCACCGGTGTGGCCCTGCTGTGGCGCGCCCCGGTCGGCCCGATTTCGATCAGCTATGCGTTCCCGCTGAAGAAGAAGGACGGCGACGAGATCGAGCGTCTGCAATTTACGTTTGGTGGCCAGTTCTAA
- the lpxD gene encoding UDP-3-O-(3-hydroxymyristoyl)glucosamine N-acyltransferase, producing the protein MNTPTYTAQQLADQFGLQVHGDPSTAIHGVATLAHAGAGQLTFLANPRYRAQLADSQAGIVVLRAEDADAAPGTALVAKDPYTTFAKIGALFDIAPTRPPGIHPSAVIDPQAQVAASAHVGPFVTIGARSVIGENCIIGAGSIIGEDCTLDSGCELIARVTLVTRVKLGKRVRIHPGAVLGADGFGLAMDAGKWIKVPQLGGVRIGDDCEIGANTCVDRGALEDTVLAEDVRLDNLVQIAHNVQIGAHSAIAGCTGIAGSAKIGRYCLLGGAVGVVGHLEICDKVVITGKSVVRNSITEPGEYSSGTPLTDNRTWRKNAARFKQLDALARRILSVSKEKE; encoded by the coding sequence GTGAATACTCCTACCTACACCGCCCAGCAACTCGCCGATCAGTTCGGCCTGCAGGTCCATGGCGACCCGAGCACCGCCATCCATGGCGTGGCCACCCTCGCCCATGCCGGTGCCGGCCAGCTGACCTTCCTTGCCAATCCGCGCTACCGCGCCCAGCTGGCCGACAGCCAGGCTGGCATCGTGGTGCTGCGCGCCGAGGATGCCGACGCGGCTCCCGGCACCGCGCTGGTGGCCAAGGACCCTTACACCACCTTTGCCAAGATCGGTGCACTGTTCGACATCGCCCCGACCCGCCCGCCCGGCATCCACCCCAGCGCGGTGATCGATCCGCAGGCGCAGGTTGCCGCCAGCGCCCACGTCGGTCCGTTCGTCACCATTGGCGCACGCAGCGTCATCGGCGAGAACTGCATCATCGGCGCCGGCAGCATCATCGGCGAAGACTGCACCCTCGACAGCGGTTGCGAGCTGATCGCGCGCGTTACCCTGGTCACCCGCGTGAAGCTGGGCAAGCGCGTGCGCATCCATCCCGGCGCCGTGCTGGGCGCCGATGGCTTCGGCCTGGCAATGGACGCTGGCAAATGGATCAAGGTGCCGCAGCTTGGTGGCGTGCGCATCGGCGACGACTGCGAGATCGGCGCCAATACCTGTGTTGACCGTGGCGCCCTGGAAGACACCGTGCTGGCCGAGGACGTCCGCCTGGACAACCTGGTGCAGATCGCACACAACGTGCAGATCGGCGCGCACTCGGCCATCGCAGGCTGCACCGGTATTGCCGGCAGCGCCAAGATCGGCCGCTACTGCCTGCTCGGCGGCGCCGTCGGCGTCGTCGGTCATCTGGAAATCTGCGACAAGGTCGTGATCACCGGCAAATCGGTGGTCCGCAACTCCATCACCGAGCCGGGCGAGTATTCCTCCGGCACCCCCCTTACCGACAACCGCACGTGGCGCAAGAATGCCGCGCGCTTCAAGCAGCTCGATGCACTGGCCCGTCGCATCCTGTCTGTGAGCAAGGAGAAAGAATGA